A stretch of DNA from Candidatus Zixiibacteriota bacterium:
GGTACAAATATTAATGATATGTATGATGGGGCCAAGCAATGGCTAATTAAAGCGGGACTACAGGATCACTATACGGTAACCTTAGTGCCCATCGTACAGCCGGGATCTAATGGCTTTGAGTATATTCGAGAGCAGGTGTTAATCAGTCAGAATGTGATTCTGCTGTTAGGTTTCTGGCAGGAGGTTACTCCGGGATATTGTGAGTGGATTGGTGGACATTTTGTAACGGTTGCGGGAACGTGTACTGATCTGGTAGATTCCGCACTGTGCATATCGGATCCGTATTATGATGTTAATGGAGGCGGTCCTCCGGCGCCGCATGGCGCTGCGGTACACGATGACGCTCAATTTGTGTCGGGGCCGCATGGATCCATGCATCATGACCGCTACCAGGTTGTACCGGCTTTTTGTAATGTGAATTCCCCGCCGTTCTTTGATTGTGAGCTGGTTAATTACCCGGTTAGCACCGGCAACGCCGGTATCTTCTATGGACAGAACTCGCACGATCCGAGCATAGATCCGATAACTCCTCAGCCAGGTATTACGGTTCATACGATTATTGAGTATGCTTTGGTAATTTGTCCAGTCGAGGAAGTAGATGAAGCGTGTTGTCTGGAGGATGGATCGTGTACTGATATGCTGCCTAGCGATTGTATCGCCCAAGGCGGCGTGCCTCAGGGGCCGGGTACGGTTTGTACCGCTCCGGAAGCATGTTGTTTCGATGACGGCAGTTGTATAACAATGGATCCATTGTGCTGCATCGTTAGCAGCGGCAATCCGCAGGGTCCGGGCACGCAGTGCGATGCAACCGGAGCCACTCAGGCTTGTTGTCTGCCCGATGGCAATTGCGTGATGCTTGATCCGGTTTGCTGTCTCGCTGCCAGTGGAACACCTCAGGGTATTGGGACGAGTTGTTCGAATACAATGGCGTGTTGCTTGCCGGATAATACCTGTATCCAAGTAGATCCGCTGTGTTGTGACGATATGGGCGGAACTTTATCGCCGTGGGGTTCGGAGTTCTGTGGGGAAGACGCCGACGCCAATGGTATTGACGATGCCTGTGAAACGCCGCAAAATGATGAAGCGTGCTGTCTGCCGGATGGAAGTTGCGTAATGCTTCTACCGAGTGAGTGTATAGCGCAAAGTGGATCACCGCAGGGAACGGGCACGAGTTGTTCGGTCAATACGATTGCTTGCTGTTTACCGGATAATACTTGCGTGACCGTGGATCCGCTATGCTGTGATGATATGGGCGGAACGCCTTCACCGTGGGGCGCGGCGACCTGTCAGGGTGATGATAATCAAAATGGAACTGATGATGCCTGTGAAACGTCGCAGCAGCATATGGGCGCTTGCTGTTTGCCAGATAATACCTGTGTTGATCATATAACACCAAGTGACTGTAACGCTCAATTGGGAATTTACATGGGTGATGGCACATTCTGTCTTGGTGATAATAATAACGACGGCACCGATGACCTGTGTGAAGACCCGTGGGATCCCGATACGGGCAGTGATATTAAGATGCTCAATCCGCAATTCCCGGACGAGACCGGATGGGATGTGAATGCTTCCTGGCCGATGACTCTGGCTGATGACTGGCGGTGTATCGAATCCGGTGCAGTTAAGGATTTGCATTTCTGGGGTTCGTGGCTTGACGGAAACGAAGGCAAGATCATTGCCTTTATCTTTAGCATCCATGCCGATGTACCGGCGGGAGCGGGTCAGCTTCCTTATAGCCACCCCGGTGATTTGTTATGGGAGTATCGAACCAACCTGTTTAAGGCGACCAAGATAATGGCGGCGACGGAAGAAGGGTATTACGATCCGCTGAGCGGTTTGATATTGCCTTTGAATCACCAGGAGTACTTCCAGTATGACGTCAATATTCCTGAAGACTTGTGGTTTATGCAGGAAGAAGGCATGATTTACTGGCTCAATATTTCGGCAATCCTGGACGACGAATCAACCGAATTCACTCAATGGGGATGGAAATCATCGAAAAACCACTGGAATGATGACGCTGTCTGGGGTCTTGATGAGGAACCTCCTTGTCTGACACCGACTACGGAATTGCCGACACTCTGTCCTTACGAACCGCCAAACGATGAGCCGTTAAGAATTACCGAAGGATTACCTCCGGAGTCATCGCTTGAAGGAACTTTCTGGATAGACTCTTTCTTTGACGTATTCACTGAACTGGGTGGCAGCCTTGGGGGTGAGATCATTACCTGCCAGGCGAATTTGAATTGGCACTGCGTCGGTACGGGGGCTCTTGGAGGATTTGAACGGATGATTTTGATTCCGATTCATCTTGAGATTCATACCGGACCGCGGGTTCCACCAGCACCTGTTAATGGCGTTCCGACGGAAATAGTCGAGATGTCGCTTGTCAGTATGTCGGGCGAAACCACCGATGCTGATTTCTGTCCTCTAAGGATTGTAGCAGGCGTAGCTGAGACCGGAATACCGAGTCCGGGTATGACAACCCTTACTCCAAGCGAGGGCGGCCAGTGGAATGTAGATAGCTTCTTCGATATCACTTATCAGATTGAATTCACTGGCTGTCCTGGATCGCGTATCGGTGATTTGAGTGGAACAACCCTTGGTGAAATTCCCTGGGGTGAAGGTAACAGCGATGTGCCTGGTTGGACTGATCTTTTTGAACCGCCCAACTTTGAACAGTCACTTGATCTGGCGTTTATTATAACCGGCGGCGGAGTTTGTGATTGCATCGTAGGTGATGCCAACGGGGACGGCAGCGTTAACGTCGGCGATGCGGTTTATATAATCGCCCATGTATTCAAGGGCGGTCCCCCCGCTACTCCGTATCGGATTTGCAGTGGTGATGCCAATTGCGATTGTCAGACCAATGTCGGTGATGCGGTTTATTTAATTTCGCATGTATTTAAGGGCGGCCCGCCGCCATGCGATTGCCTGACATGGCTCTCGCTCTGCGGTTCGCCGTTGCGTAAATAGTCTTTATTGTCAGACTCTTTTCTGACGAGCCTGCCCGGTATTTTTTGCCGGGCAGGTTTTATTTATGCGATTATTCAAATCGGGAAATTTCATTGACAAATTCATCAAACCAATTATATTGTAAGCAGATACACTTCTTTGCGCTGACGATGGGTTGGGGTAATTCCACAGGTCGGGGCGCGTTTCAAATATACCGCTCTTGTCGGGATTATTCATTAAAATAAAAAAATAGCTTACTCGGGGAGGACATATGAAAAGCATTCATTTTTTCGTAATTGTCTGCCTTTCGGGCATATTGTTTTTTGGAGTAACCGGAGTTTATGCTCAAGCGACGGGCGCATGCTGTTTCTTAGATGGTAGTTGTCTTGATAATGTAACGTCTGCAGTTTGTCGGTCACAGGGCGGTACTTATCAAGGTGATGGCACCGATTGTGCATCGATAACCTGCACTGTACCTACTGGGGCCTGCTGTCTCCCGGGCGATAATTGCATTGATAATGTTACGGCTACGGAGTGCCAATCACAGGGCGGCACTTATCAGGGTGATGATACCGAGTGTGTGTCGATTACTTGTACTGTACCTACCGGGGCCTGCTGTTTGCCTAACGGAAATTGCATAAATAATGTTACCCAGGCTGAGTGTCAGTCACAGGGCGGTTCTTATATGAGTGATGATACTGATTGCGCCACTGTTTTCTGCAGTGTACAGATCGGGGCTTGTTGTTTACCGGATGGTAGTTGCCTTGATAATGTAACGGCTACGGAGTGCCAATCACAGGGCGGCACTTACCAGGGCAATAGTACCAATTGTGTAACAACAGCGTGCGGGGATTGTGATTGTGTGGTAGGCGATGCCAATGGTGATGGAAGCGTGAACGTCGGCGATGCGGTTTATATAATCGCGCATGTATTCAAGGGCGGTCCCCCCGCTACTCCGTATCAGATTTGCAGCGGTGATGCCAATTGCGATTGTCAGACCAATGTCGGTGATGCGGTTTATTTAATTTCGCATGTATTTAAGGGCGGCCCGCCGCC
This window harbors:
- a CDS encoding dockerin type I repeat-containing protein, whose protein sequence is MKSIHFFVIVCLSGILFFGVTGVYAQATGACCFLDGSCLDNVTSAVCRSQGGTYQGDGTDCASITCTVPTGACCLPGDNCIDNVTATECQSQGGTYQGDDTECVSITCTVPTGACCLPNGNCINNVTQAECQSQGGSYMSDDTDCATVFCSVQIGACCLPDGSCLDNVTATECQSQGGTYQGNSTNCVTTACGDCDCVVGDANGDGSVNVGDAVYIIAHVFKGGPPATPYQICSGDANCDCQTNVGDAVYLISHVFKGGPPPCDCQTWLSICGSPLHK
- a CDS encoding dockerin type I repeat-containing protein, with the translated sequence MNKRYGAFVVAVFFVLSLLYAGTGQEAGADTKDQETQSACIWNVGDDHKMHHPQLPNDTGWAVNATIPAIVADDFLCTESGQILDFHFWGAWRQGVEGIVDSFTLSLHSDIPADPPLLPYSRPGQTLWEYTAKNYTAIPIDPPSSEGWYDPINGEVIFDDHVPFFQYNICLDPSDPGVVIPTQEAGRIYWLNISAHVADTDTKWGWKSTQDHWNDDCVWAVWGDLTWHEILEPYESITNNYWLTLFPGPPGANFGGGGGGGDTDPYHDPASGGPWYYYPETNWWNIWFYDHLFDDERFKVIHIEIDIDKYDRNPQILSFITLAVNWSTDLWSIEGNPPGQPRVPPLPGVNEQAYIGRDTLLNIEIMGPGHYIFDYVIYDYNPEWVSIDVQGENFIILESSFIEHACVMSMDQAFVITNQGDTPTQEACCWSDGTCSMEDPVLCASQGGSPQGRGTTCTGLAACCLPDGRCVTIDPLCCVDQGGTVQAGATCSTPEACCFADGTCKMLDPLCCMDQGGSPQGPGSQCSAIQACCLPDNSCMMLDPLCCMNLGGTPQGAGSQCSAPQACCLASGACLDIDPLCCIAISGDPQGAGIVCDADGDGVDEACDEPEPDTCEYYKPPYEDYAPAGVPDFDQKRPNWADNSGILTYCGPVALANCMWWFDSKFETCTTPPPTICDNYPLVTAYNSSWDDHDAQNVPPLVDSLAIYCNTNPGGMGGTNINDMYDGAKQWLIKAGLQDHYTVTLVPIVQPGSNGFEYIREQVLISQNVILLLGFWQEVTPGYCEWIGGHFVTVAGTCTDLVDSALCISDPYYDVNGGGPPAPHGAAVHDDAQFVSGPHGSMHHDRYQVVPAFCNVNSPPFFDCELVNYPVSTGNAGIFYGQNSHDPSIDPITPQPGITVHTIIEYALVICPVEEVDEACCLEDGSCTDMLPSDCIAQGGVPQGPGTVCTAPEACCFDDGSCITMDPLCCIVSSGNPQGPGTQCDATGATQACCLPDGNCVMLDPVCCLAASGTPQGIGTSCSNTMACCLPDNTCIQVDPLCCDDMGGTLSPWGSEFCGEDADANGIDDACETPQNDEACCLPDGSCVMLLPSECIAQSGSPQGTGTSCSVNTIACCLPDNTCVTVDPLCCDDMGGTPSPWGAATCQGDDNQNGTDDACETSQQHMGACCLPDNTCVDHITPSDCNAQLGIYMGDGTFCLGDNNNDGTDDLCEDPWDPDTGSDIKMLNPQFPDETGWDVNASWPMTLADDWRCIESGAVKDLHFWGSWLDGNEGKIIAFIFSIHADVPAGAGQLPYSHPGDLLWEYRTNLFKATKIMAATEEGYYDPLSGLILPLNHQEYFQYDVNIPEDLWFMQEEGMIYWLNISAILDDESTEFTQWGWKSSKNHWNDDAVWGLDEEPPCLTPTTELPTLCPYEPPNDEPLRITEGLPPESSLEGTFWIDSFFDVFTELGGSLGGEIITCQANLNWHCVGTGALGGFERMILIPIHLEIHTGPRVPPAPVNGVPTEIVEMSLVSMSGETTDADFCPLRIVAGVAETGIPSPGMTTLTPSEGGQWNVDSFFDITYQIEFTGCPGSRIGDLSGTTLGEIPWGEGNSDVPGWTDLFEPPNFEQSLDLAFIITGGGVCDCIVGDANGDGSVNVGDAVYIIAHVFKGGPPATPYRICSGDANCDCQTNVGDAVYLISHVFKGGPPPCDCLTWLSLCGSPLRK